The following coding sequences lie in one Rhizobium binae genomic window:
- a CDS encoding cytochrome-c peroxidase, producing MARFLIAASLSALAVIQPGAAADLSAYKRPLMVPFEGVTTYSPQLATLGKMLFFDPRLSGNKNMTCASCHNPSFGFETPVKTPIGAANTALGRQAPTVLNVAWVSPFFWDGRAPDLETQAAGPINAPAEMNGKLEAAVTEMQKIPDYKKWFEEVFPSKGITEETMLTAIATYERTVVSNWSPFDRWVDGDEKAVSDSAKRGFTLFTGAAGCSACHAGWNFTDNNFHDIGLPGDDIGRYKIDASSASNKYAFKTPGLRNTLYRGPYMHDGSLKSMGEVIDHYESGGVSRPSLDPGMRPFFLTDEERDDLMAFLGSLTAEKQDIPLPTLPN from the coding sequence ATGGCGCGCTTCCTGATTGCAGCTTCCCTATCCGCATTGGCAGTGATTCAGCCTGGCGCTGCCGCCGATCTTTCTGCGTATAAACGGCCGTTGATGGTGCCTTTCGAGGGCGTGACGACCTATTCCCCGCAACTGGCGACGCTCGGCAAGATGCTGTTTTTTGACCCGCGTCTTTCCGGCAACAAGAACATGACCTGCGCCAGCTGTCATAATCCTTCCTTCGGCTTCGAGACGCCTGTCAAGACGCCCATCGGCGCAGCCAATACGGCGCTGGGGCGCCAGGCACCGACAGTTCTAAACGTCGCCTGGGTGTCACCCTTCTTCTGGGACGGGCGCGCGCCGGATCTGGAGACGCAGGCAGCCGGGCCGATCAATGCCCCGGCCGAGATGAACGGCAAGCTCGAAGCCGCCGTTACCGAAATGCAGAAAATTCCGGACTACAAGAAATGGTTCGAGGAGGTATTCCCGAGCAAGGGCATTACCGAGGAGACGATGCTGACGGCCATCGCGACCTACGAGCGGACCGTGGTTTCCAACTGGTCGCCTTTCGATCGCTGGGTGGATGGCGACGAGAAGGCCGTGTCCGACAGCGCCAAGCGGGGCTTTACACTGTTCACCGGTGCGGCCGGTTGTTCCGCCTGCCATGCGGGCTGGAACTTCACCGACAACAACTTCCACGACATCGGACTGCCGGGCGACGATATCGGCCGCTACAAGATAGATGCGAGCAGCGCCAGCAACAAATATGCCTTCAAGACGCCGGGTCTGCGCAACACGCTTTACCGCGGCCCGTATATGCACGATGGCAGTCTGAAGAGCATGGGCGAGGTGATCGATCATTACGAAAGCGGCGGCGTCAGCCGTCCGTCGCTCGATCCAGGGATGAGGCCCTTTTTCCTGACGGATGAGGAGCGTGACGATCTCATGGCTTTTCTCGGCTCCCTGACCGCCGAAAAGCAGGACATTCCCCTGCCGACGCTGCCGAACTGA